A window from Micromonospora profundi encodes these proteins:
- a CDS encoding polyprenol monophosphomannose synthase produces MIQATDTIRRPDEVPGVGQVLVVIPTYNEADNVAAIVGRVRRAAPAVRILIADDNSPDGTGAIADALAENDPHVRVLHREGKQGLGAAYLAGFGWARERGYDAVVEMDADGSHAPEDLPALLEAARDADVVIGSRWTSGARVVNWPLRRLLLSRGGNLYARLALGMPVSDATGGYRVYRISALDAIDLESVCSQGYSFQVELSRLAHQAGVRIVEVPITFAEREHGDSKMSPRIVAEALWRITRWGVQDRRQAVRRGVNGTSTGQVRWP; encoded by the coding sequence GTGATCCAGGCGACCGATACGATCCGGCGACCCGACGAGGTGCCCGGCGTGGGTCAGGTGCTGGTGGTGATCCCCACCTACAACGAGGCCGACAACGTGGCGGCGATCGTGGGCCGGGTCCGCCGTGCCGCGCCCGCCGTGCGGATCCTCATCGCCGACGACAACAGCCCCGACGGCACCGGCGCGATCGCCGACGCTCTGGCCGAGAACGACCCGCATGTGCGGGTTCTGCACCGTGAGGGCAAGCAGGGCCTCGGCGCGGCGTACCTGGCCGGTTTCGGGTGGGCGCGCGAGCGCGGCTACGACGCGGTCGTGGAGATGGACGCCGACGGCTCGCACGCCCCCGAGGACCTGCCGGCGCTGCTGGAGGCCGCCCGCGACGCCGACGTGGTGATCGGGTCCCGCTGGACCAGCGGGGCGCGGGTGGTGAACTGGCCGCTGCGGCGTCTGCTGCTGTCGCGTGGCGGCAACCTGTACGCGCGCCTCGCGCTGGGCATGCCCGTGTCCGACGCCACGGGCGGCTACCGGGTGTACCGGATCAGCGCCCTGGACGCCATCGACCTGGAGTCGGTCTGCTCCCAGGGCTACTCGTTCCAGGTGGAGTTGTCCCGTCTGGCCCACCAGGCCGGTGTGCGGATCGTCGAGGTGCCGATCACGTTCGCCGAGCGGGAGCATGGGGACAGCAAGATGAGCCCACGCATCGTCGCCGAGGCGTTGTGGCGGATCACCAGGTGGGGTGTGCAGGACCGCCGTCAGGCGGTACGGCGTGGTGTGAACGGCACCTCCACAGGTCAGGTGCGGTGGCCGTGA
- a CDS encoding FxsA family protein has protein sequence MRRGLRFVPVALLLAVLVEVAAFVLLGRAVGFGAAVLVVFAASLLGLVLLRREGMRAWRGFRTAAQAGQPPGRQVTDGLVGLAGALLLAVPGLVSGLVGLLLMVPPLRRLARAGVQRTAERRVSSMVAGDLFGPRTVRVRQGAPQPTPRPQPEPPPVVVDGGRAIEGEIVEPGPRN, from the coding sequence ATGCGGCGAGGACTGAGGTTCGTACCGGTTGCCCTGCTGCTGGCGGTGCTTGTGGAGGTGGCGGCGTTCGTCCTGTTGGGGCGGGCGGTGGGGTTCGGTGCGGCGGTGCTTGTGGTGTTCGCCGCGTCTCTGCTGGGGTTGGTGCTGCTGCGCCGTGAGGGGATGCGCGCGTGGCGGGGGTTCCGGACGGCCGCGCAGGCCGGGCAGCCCCCGGGGCGGCAGGTCACCGACGGCCTTGTCGGGTTGGCCGGTGCGCTGCTGCTGGCGGTTCCCGGGCTGGTCAGTGGCCTGGTCGGGTTGTTGCTGATGGTGCCGCCGCTGCGTCGTCTGGCCCGCGCCGGGGTGCAACGCACCGCCGAGCGGCGGGTGTCGTCGATGGTCGCCGGTGACCTGTTCGGGCCGCGTACGGTGCGGGTGCGCCAGGGCGCGCCGCAACCGACGCCACGTCCGCAGCCGGAGCCGCCGCCGGTCGTGGTGGACGGCGGTCGGGCCATCGAGGGTGAGATCGTCGAGCCCGGCCCGCGTAACTGA
- a CDS encoding RNA polymerase-binding protein RbpA, which produces MGERMLRGSRLGAVSYESDRNTELAPRQTREYLCAKGHQFEVPFAVDAEVPTTWECKFDGSVARLVDGNEPEQKKAKPPRTHWDMLLERRSIAELEDILAERLQEVRTRRGRA; this is translated from the coding sequence ATGGGCGAGCGTATGCTGCGCGGAAGCCGGCTAGGCGCGGTCAGCTACGAATCCGACCGCAACACGGAGCTCGCGCCGCGTCAGACCCGCGAGTACCTGTGTGCCAAGGGCCACCAGTTCGAGGTGCCGTTCGCCGTCGACGCCGAGGTCCCGACGACCTGGGAGTGCAAGTTCGACGGCAGCGTCGCCCGACTCGTCGACGGCAACGAGCCGGAGCAGAAGAAGGCCAAGCCGCCGCGTACCCACTGGGACATGCTGCTGGAGCGGCGCTCGATCGCCGAGCTCGAGGACATCCTCGCCGAACGGCTCCAGGAGGTTCGCACCCGCCGCGGCCGCGCCTGA
- a CDS encoding MFS transporter, whose protein sequence is MTGLDRRPAAATDATLPRGPLTGFAVGSLGMGVWVTVPGLLLLYFLTDVLAVAPWLAGLALLLPKIADVLLHPWIGHRADVEQTRRGDRRRLLLVGCALPVAFAALFAVPGGLTGVSAAAWVAVLFVAGNLLFAAYQVPYLATPADLRIGYHERTRLMAFRMVVLTLGILVSGLLAPLLTGGDAATRAGYQRMGVILAVGMLIAMLVGVAGIARLRGSAATPTPAGHGGWRALRTALRDRQFRWLVAAYLAMSTTTHLVLAGVPYYAEYELRAPGLTTVLVAAFVAPALLVTPAWLVLARRVGKQRALLGAQGAFAVGSLVLAVGRPAGLPLLIGAVAVLGVAFAGMQLLPFSMLPDVIRAATTNTTGAGTYTGVWTATEATGAALGPYAYALCLAVGGFVASTAGESPVQPDTALAAVRYGFGLLPAVAMLAALLLQRRYTLDSAARAAT, encoded by the coding sequence ATGACCGGGCTCGACCGGCGGCCCGCGGCCGCCACCGACGCGACGCTGCCCCGCGGCCCCCTGACGGGCTTCGCGGTCGGGTCGCTCGGCATGGGTGTCTGGGTGACAGTGCCCGGCCTGCTGCTGCTCTACTTCCTCACCGACGTGCTGGCCGTCGCACCCTGGCTCGCCGGCCTGGCGCTGCTGCTGCCGAAGATCGCCGACGTGCTGCTGCACCCGTGGATCGGTCACCGCGCCGACGTCGAGCAGACCCGCCGGGGCGACCGGCGTCGACTCCTGCTGGTCGGCTGCGCCCTGCCTGTCGCGTTCGCCGCGCTCTTCGCGGTGCCCGGAGGCCTGACCGGCGTGTCGGCCGCCGCCTGGGTGGCGGTGCTCTTCGTCGCCGGCAACCTGCTGTTCGCCGCCTACCAGGTCCCCTACCTGGCCACACCGGCCGACCTGCGGATCGGCTACCACGAACGCACCCGGCTGATGGCGTTCCGGATGGTCGTGCTGACCCTGGGCATCCTGGTCTCCGGCCTGCTGGCCCCGCTGCTCACCGGCGGCGACGCCGCGACCCGCGCCGGCTACCAGCGGATGGGTGTGATCCTCGCGGTCGGGATGCTGATCGCCATGCTTGTCGGCGTCGCCGGCATCGCCCGCCTGCGCGGCTCCGCGGCGACCCCCACCCCGGCGGGGCACGGCGGCTGGCGGGCGTTGCGCACGGCGCTGCGCGACAGGCAGTTCCGCTGGCTGGTCGCCGCCTACCTGGCCATGTCCACCACCACCCACCTGGTGCTGGCCGGGGTGCCCTACTACGCCGAGTACGAGCTGCGCGCCCCCGGCCTGACCACGGTGCTGGTGGCCGCGTTCGTCGCGCCGGCGCTACTGGTCACGCCGGCCTGGCTGGTCCTGGCCCGCCGGGTCGGCAAGCAGCGGGCTCTGCTGGGCGCGCAGGGCGCGTTCGCGGTCGGCTCGCTGGTGCTGGCGGTGGGCCGCCCGGCCGGCCTGCCACTGCTCATCGGTGCCGTGGCGGTGCTCGGCGTGGCGTTCGCCGGCATGCAGTTGCTGCCGTTCTCGATGCTGCCCGACGTGATCCGCGCCGCCACCACCAACACCACCGGCGCCGGCACCTACACGGGGGTGTGGACGGCCACCGAGGCCACCGGCGCGGCACTGGGCCCGTACGCGTACGCGCTGTGCCTGGCCGTTGGCGGTTTCGTGGCCTCCACGGCCGGTGAGTCGCCGGTGCAGCCGGACACGGCGCTCGCGGCGGTCCGCTACGGCTTCGGCCTGCTGCCGGCGGTGGCGATGCTCGCCGCGTTGCTGCTGCAACGCCGCTACACCCTGGACTCGGCGGCCCGGGCCGCGACCTGA
- a CDS encoding TetR/AcrR family transcriptional regulator, which yields MTMPRRRPGRPRREETRPTREVVLTAATALFAERGFDAVGLRDVAAAAGVDVATVAHHTGTKAALYDACFARVFSAERDVLTGAAQRARAALDAGPDAARRALHDLVDVFVDFLEDHPETTALWLRRWLEPQRHAELDQRYAEPLYRLVAELLTAAAEAGALTEPTPHVTVRSLVWATHGHVVALAAGAPGARERREFRTFVHRLLDGLYGPPPS from the coding sequence ATGACCATGCCCCGACGCCGTCCGGGTCGGCCCCGACGCGAGGAGACCAGACCGACCCGCGAGGTGGTGCTCACCGCCGCCACCGCGCTGTTCGCCGAGCGCGGCTTCGACGCCGTCGGGCTGCGGGACGTCGCCGCGGCCGCCGGCGTGGACGTCGCCACTGTCGCGCACCACACGGGTACGAAGGCCGCGCTGTACGACGCCTGCTTCGCCCGGGTGTTCAGCGCCGAGCGGGACGTGCTCACCGGGGCCGCGCAGCGGGCGCGTGCGGCGCTCGACGCGGGGCCTGACGCGGCGCGGCGGGCGCTGCACGATCTGGTCGACGTGTTCGTCGACTTCCTGGAGGACCACCCGGAGACCACAGCGCTGTGGCTGCGCCGCTGGCTGGAACCGCAGCGGCACGCCGAACTGGACCAGCGCTACGCCGAGCCGCTGTACCGGTTGGTGGCGGAGCTGCTGACCGCCGCGGCGGAGGCCGGCGCGCTGACCGAACCGACCCCGCACGTCACCGTACGCAGCCTGGTGTGGGCCACCCACGGGCACGTCGTGGCGCTGGCCGCAGGCGCCCCCGGTGCCCGGGAGCGGCGCGAGTTCCGGACGTTCGTGCACCGTCTCCTGGACGGCCTGTACGGGCCACCGCCCTCTTGA
- a CDS encoding flavin-containing monooxygenase, whose amino-acid sequence MGAAMQAPPTVAVIGAGAAGLAAVKALRDAAVPTVCFEATDQVGGLWVYGAPDSPAYRTLHLNTSRGRTEFADHPMPADWPDYPDHRRIAAYLADYADRFGLRDSIRMRHTVEQVTRDPAGTWTVTASGPDGPVEITVEAVVVANGHNRVPRLPDPPYPGECTAEQMHSHDYRGPEQLAGKRVLVVGGGNSAMDIAVDASYAAQRTLLSLRRGVWVVPKYLLGRPSDTLNGALARRLPWRLRQRISQTLLTATVGSPSRYGLPAPTHGFLQDHPTLSDGLLSRLTHGDVEARPGVAALHGDRVEFTDGRSDHVDLVIWCTGYRVQIPFLDPALLGGGADTLALYRHVFHPDAAGLTFVGLMQSTGSAFPLVEAQAKLIAAHLAGRYALPDPQRQRAACRAELRAATARWGQRRPAMRVDFDAYLAELTRELTSGARRAASGAGR is encoded by the coding sequence ATGGGGGCAGCGATGCAGGCACCACCCACTGTCGCGGTGATCGGCGCCGGCGCGGCCGGCCTCGCCGCCGTCAAGGCACTGCGCGACGCGGCCGTGCCCACCGTGTGTTTCGAGGCCACCGACCAGGTTGGCGGCCTCTGGGTGTACGGGGCGCCCGACTCACCCGCCTACCGGACGCTGCACCTGAACACCAGCCGTGGCCGCACCGAGTTCGCCGACCACCCGATGCCCGCCGACTGGCCCGACTACCCCGACCACCGCCGGATCGCCGCCTACCTGGCCGACTACGCCGACCGTTTCGGGTTGCGTGACAGCATCCGCATGCGGCACACCGTCGAGCAGGTCACCCGCGACCCCGCCGGCACGTGGACGGTGACCGCGAGCGGGCCGGACGGGCCGGTCGAGATCACCGTCGAGGCGGTGGTCGTCGCCAACGGCCACAACCGGGTGCCGCGACTGCCCGACCCGCCGTACCCCGGCGAGTGCACCGCCGAGCAGATGCACAGCCACGACTACCGGGGTCCGGAGCAGCTGGCGGGAAAGCGGGTTCTCGTCGTCGGCGGCGGCAACTCGGCAATGGACATCGCCGTCGACGCCTCGTACGCCGCGCAGCGCACTCTGCTGTCGCTGCGCCGGGGAGTCTGGGTGGTGCCCAAATACCTGCTGGGCCGCCCCTCGGACACCCTCAACGGAGCGCTGGCCCGCCGGCTGCCGTGGCGACTGCGTCAACGCATCAGTCAGACCCTGCTCACCGCCACCGTCGGCAGCCCCTCCCGCTACGGGCTGCCCGCACCCACCCACGGCTTCCTCCAGGACCATCCGACGCTCTCCGACGGGCTGCTGTCCCGGCTGACCCACGGCGACGTCGAGGCCCGCCCCGGCGTCGCCGCCCTGCACGGCGACCGGGTCGAGTTCACCGACGGCCGCAGCGACCACGTCGACCTGGTCATCTGGTGCACCGGCTACCGGGTGCAGATCCCGTTCCTCGACCCAGCGCTGCTCGGCGGCGGCGCCGACACCTTGGCGCTGTACCGGCACGTGTTCCACCCCGACGCTGCCGGCCTGACGTTCGTCGGGCTGATGCAGTCCACCGGCTCTGCGTTCCCCCTCGTCGAGGCTCAGGCCAAGCTGATCGCCGCGCACCTGGCCGGCCGGTACGCGCTGCCCGATCCGCAGCGGCAGCGCGCCGCCTGCCGGGCCGAACTGCGCGCCGCGACCGCCCGTTGGGGTCAGCGTCGCCCGGCCATGCGTGTCGACTTCGACGCGTACCTGGCCGAGCTGACACGTGAGCTGACCTCCGGCGCCCGCCGGGCCGCCTCGGGAGCGGGGCGGTGA
- a CDS encoding SDR family NAD(P)-dependent oxidoreductase: protein MTGRSLAGRRVLVTGANGTFGRHLGVALSASGARVVGLDLRPRPDDDVPVLGCDLTDPDAVPAAVATAVDRLGGLDLLINNAGIGGPAPAELPPDEVVRQQLEVNLLAAWRTTAAALPPLIAARGRVIFVASRMAVLPLPLAAAYGVSKRALVAYADALRHEVGSHVGVSVVYPSMVASPIHDSTAEAGLSLQGVSRPEPVDGVVAAILRTATARRAPRDVATTRRGRLEMAVGRHAPALADRLVRRTLAARLAAGDLDAAPLAAGMVRRHRDPES, encoded by the coding sequence GTGACGGGCCGCTCGCTGGCCGGCCGGCGGGTGCTCGTCACCGGGGCGAACGGGACCTTCGGCCGGCACCTGGGAGTCGCGCTGAGCGCCTCCGGCGCACGGGTCGTCGGGCTCGACCTCCGCCCGCGCCCCGACGACGACGTGCCGGTGCTCGGCTGCGACCTGACCGACCCGGACGCCGTACCCGCCGCGGTGGCCACCGCTGTCGACCGGCTCGGCGGCCTCGACCTGCTGATCAACAACGCGGGGATCGGTGGTCCCGCCCCTGCCGAACTGCCGCCCGACGAGGTGGTCCGCCAGCAACTGGAGGTCAACCTGCTCGCCGCCTGGCGGACCACCGCCGCGGCACTGCCCCCACTGATCGCCGCCCGTGGGCGGGTGATCTTCGTGGCCAGCAGGATGGCGGTGCTGCCGTTGCCACTGGCCGCCGCGTACGGGGTCAGCAAACGGGCACTCGTCGCGTACGCCGACGCGCTGCGCCACGAGGTCGGCAGCCACGTCGGCGTGAGCGTCGTCTACCCCAGCATGGTGGCCTCACCGATCCACGACAGCACCGCCGAGGCCGGCCTGTCCCTGCAAGGGGTGTCCCGACCGGAGCCCGTCGACGGTGTCGTCGCGGCGATCCTGCGTACCGCCACCGCCCGACGGGCACCTCGGGATGTGGCGACCACGAGACGCGGCCGACTCGAGATGGCCGTCGGCCGGCACGCGCCCGCGCTGGCCGACCGGCTGGTACGGCGTACCCTCGCGGCCCGGCTCGCCGCCGGCGACCTGGACGCCGCGCCGCTGGCCGCCGGGATGGTCCGCCGCCACCGCGACCCCGAAAGCTGA
- a CDS encoding LysE family translocator, with product MVSSGAVLGIALVGLGLVLTPGPNMVYLISRSVAQGRRAGLVSLLGVAAGFGVYLAAAVAGLATVFVLVPTLYAVVKLAGAGYLLWLAWRTIRPGGRSPFTPAPLPPDRPRRLFTMGLVTNLLNPKIAILYVSLLPQFVDPTRGHVAAQSLLLGLTQITVALTMNALIVLTAGSLAGFFARRPLWLRVQRWVTGTALAALAVRIAADRSRAAVATP from the coding sequence ATGGTGAGCTCGGGTGCGGTGCTGGGCATCGCGTTGGTGGGGTTGGGGTTGGTGCTCACGCCCGGCCCGAACATGGTCTACCTGATCTCCCGGTCGGTGGCGCAGGGCCGCCGGGCCGGGCTGGTCTCGCTGCTCGGAGTGGCTGCCGGCTTCGGCGTCTACCTTGCTGCGGCGGTCGCCGGGCTGGCCACCGTCTTCGTCCTGGTGCCGACGCTGTACGCGGTGGTGAAGCTCGCCGGGGCCGGCTACCTGCTCTGGCTGGCCTGGCGCACGATCCGCCCCGGCGGGCGGTCACCGTTCACGCCCGCGCCACTGCCGCCGGACCGGCCGCGACGGCTGTTCACCATGGGCCTGGTCACCAACCTGCTCAACCCCAAGATCGCCATCCTGTACGTGTCGCTGCTGCCGCAGTTCGTCGACCCGACACGAGGGCATGTGGCGGCGCAGAGCCTGCTGCTCGGGCTGACCCAGATCACCGTGGCGCTGACAATGAACGCGCTGATCGTGCTCACCGCCGGTTCGCTCGCCGGGTTCTTCGCCCGCCGGCCGCTGTGGCTGCGGGTGCAGCGCTGGGTGACCGGGACGGCGCTCGCGGCGCTGGCCGTGCGCATCGCCGCCGACCGCAGCCGCGCCGCCGTCGCCACGCCCTGA
- a CDS encoding DnaJ family domain-containing protein, whose amino-acid sequence MTEAWDAAVEAQIRGAVQRGEFDDLPGMGKPIPGKGAPYDESWWIKSFLEREALPSDLLLPTPLQLRRRIDQVPDEVRDLPTEQSVRDFVGQLNAQIVAWLRNPEGPRVVVRPVNAEAVVHRWRAERTRPEIITPAVEPVTAVASPRRSWWLRWRRRG is encoded by the coding sequence GTGACCGAGGCGTGGGACGCGGCCGTGGAGGCGCAGATCCGGGGAGCCGTGCAACGCGGCGAGTTCGACGACCTGCCCGGCATGGGCAAGCCGATCCCCGGCAAAGGCGCGCCGTACGACGAGTCGTGGTGGATCAAGAGTTTCCTGGAGCGTGAGGCGCTGCCGAGCGACCTGCTCCTGCCCACCCCGCTGCAACTGCGCCGCCGCATCGACCAGGTCCCCGACGAGGTCCGTGACCTGCCCACCGAGCAGTCCGTGCGGGATTTCGTGGGGCAGCTCAACGCGCAGATCGTGGCCTGGCTGCGCAACCCCGAAGGCCCCCGGGTGGTGGTGCGGCCGGTAAACGCCGAGGCGGTGGTGCACCGCTGGCGCGCCGAGCGCACCCGGCCCGAGATCATTACGCCCGCCGTCGAGCCGGTGACCGCCGTCGCGTCGCCGCGCCGCAGCTGGTGGCTGCGCTGGCGCCGCCGGGGCTGA
- a CDS encoding GNAT family N-acetyltransferase codes for MLIELRAPAVSPARDLALRPWCADDLDALVDAYRDPVLRRWTRLPVTNAAEARQWLDRVRRDWDDGSRYSFAVLQDDPDGPRLVANVVLKNATPDGPTAEVGYWTAVWARGRGIAPRAVVALSGWAFDRSPGLTRLDLMHQVDNVASCRVAQKSGYIFQEVLPARPPFPLDGHRHSLTAG; via the coding sequence ATGCTGATCGAGCTGCGGGCGCCAGCCGTCTCCCCGGCGCGAGACCTCGCTCTGCGACCCTGGTGCGCCGACGACCTGGACGCCCTCGTTGACGCGTACCGGGATCCGGTGTTGCGGCGGTGGACCCGCCTGCCCGTGACCAACGCCGCCGAGGCGCGGCAGTGGCTGGACCGGGTGCGACGGGACTGGGACGACGGCAGCCGGTACAGCTTCGCCGTCCTCCAGGACGACCCGGACGGCCCACGGCTGGTGGCGAACGTGGTGCTCAAGAACGCCACGCCCGACGGCCCGACGGCCGAGGTGGGGTACTGGACAGCGGTCTGGGCCCGCGGTCGCGGAATAGCCCCGCGGGCGGTCGTCGCGCTGAGCGGGTGGGCGTTCGACCGGTCTCCCGGCCTGACCCGCCTCGACCTCATGCACCAGGTGGACAACGTGGCGTCCTGCCGCGTGGCGCAGAAGAGCGGTTACATCTTCCAGGAGGTGCTGCCGGCCCGGCCACCGTTTCCACTCGACGGTCACCGGCACTCGCTGACCGCCGGCTAG
- a CDS encoding SDR family NAD(P)-dependent oxidoreductase has protein sequence MTTSSEHRKLIVVTGASTGVGASAARELARLGFHVLAGVRRDRDADAIQSTGIEPIILDITKSEHVEALAARVADDPRALHALVNNAGVQVNAPVEVLPMAEWRRAFDVNLFGHIAVTQALLPALLRSKGRVINISSVGGKFAMATYGAYAGAKFALEAVSDSLRREVASLGVQVVVVEPGGVRTEMAARGVETANHLAAQMTPEQDERYGSLVQANNKLMTSGTASGLTADAAARVIARAVTARRPRTRYTAGRDAALIMRLGPMLSDRMLDRVLAANLRRHYPKETAGR, from the coding sequence ATGACAACGTCATCTGAGCATCGCAAGTTGATCGTCGTAACCGGAGCCTCCACGGGCGTGGGCGCGTCAGCCGCCCGCGAACTGGCTCGCCTGGGATTTCACGTCCTGGCCGGCGTACGACGCGACCGTGACGCTGACGCCATCCAATCGACAGGCATCGAGCCGATCATCCTCGACATCACCAAGTCCGAGCACGTGGAGGCACTCGCCGCGCGGGTGGCCGATGACCCCCGCGCACTGCACGCGCTCGTCAACAACGCCGGCGTCCAGGTGAACGCCCCAGTCGAAGTCCTGCCGATGGCGGAGTGGCGGCGGGCGTTCGACGTCAACCTGTTCGGCCACATCGCTGTCACTCAAGCGCTCCTACCCGCGCTGCTACGCAGCAAGGGCCGCGTCATCAACATCAGCTCGGTGGGCGGCAAGTTCGCCATGGCCACATACGGCGCGTACGCCGGCGCCAAGTTCGCCCTGGAGGCGGTCAGCGACTCGCTCCGCCGGGAGGTCGCTTCTCTTGGCGTACAGGTGGTGGTGGTCGAGCCCGGCGGCGTCCGCACGGAGATGGCTGCCCGCGGGGTCGAGACGGCGAACCACCTGGCTGCCCAAATGACGCCGGAGCAGGACGAGCGCTACGGCAGCCTCGTCCAGGCGAACAACAAGTTGATGACCTCGGGCACTGCTTCAGGGCTGACCGCCGACGCCGCCGCCCGGGTCATCGCGAGGGCTGTGACGGCGCGTAGACCGCGCACCCGCTACACCGCCGGCCGGGACGCCGCGCTGATCATGCGCCTGGGCCCGATGCTCTCCGACCGCATGCTCGACCGCGTCCTCGCCGCCAACCTGCGCCGCCACTACCCGAAGGAGACCGCGGGCCGATGA